In Leptolyngbya sp. NIES-2104, the genomic window AAATTGCGTCTGGGTTAATTGCGATTGTAAACAGGTTTGATAGAATGAGGGCAACATATTTTAGATCGATGAGGTGAAACAATTGGAATCACCTCATTTTTTCTGTCTCTCGATACTGCTATCCGGCATCTTCTCTACGGTTCAGCTGCGTTGTCACCCCCTAAGGTCGATCGCAGTTTAATTTCATCAATGACGCGACTCGATCGACAAAACTAAAGTCTCATTTAAGACTCTTCTCAAGTCTCATCTCAATTCTTAAATGAGAAAACTAAAAAGGGGCAAGTTCTCCCCACCCCCTACACCCAACCTATTCGTTTCCTGTGTCAATTCGCTCCGGATTCTGCACCCCCGTCAACCGATTCCACAACGGATAGCCAATCTCGCTCTTCGGAACATACCAATTTTCCGAAGTCGCCTCCATTACACCCATCGCCATAAATTCCTTCCGCTCTGGGTCTTTCAAATCGAGATACTTTGCACCCTGTTCGAGCCGAGCACCCACAGGCAAAATCACAATCTGCCGCAATTCATCCGTGGTGTAATCCTTCAGATAACCATGCAGCTCTTTAACATCCGCAGCCGTCAGATCATTGTTCACGGCATCCGATCGCTCAATCCCATGATTTTGCCCTGCCATCGGATTCGGGTTGAGATCCTGTTGCCACTCATCCGCTTTTTGATCCGTTGGTTTTCCAGCTTTTTGTTGTTGTGCCATTTTATCTTTCTAGTAACATTGCTCCGATCATTGTGGTTGCAATTCATCAATTGCGAATGTCTCAAAAGTCTTATTCCACGGTCTCAAATCTGACTCAGAATCTATCTACCGTATGTTTAATGCTGTCGATCTGCTTGCTGTAATTCGCATATTAATACAGCGATTGGAGCAATTTACCGTGAAAATTCCACCCGAAATTACCTATCGAGGCGTTGAAAAATCTGACGCGATCGACTCCCTACTTCAAGAAAAAATCGCCAAGCTCGAACGCGCCTGTGATCACATCAACAGTTGTCACATCGCGATCGAAAAAGAGCAAGACCATCCCCGCGATCGTTCTCCTTACCGCGTCCGACTCGACATCACAGTTCCACCCAACCACGAAGTCGCCGCAGAAAGCACCATGAGCAATCAAAACCGCTATGTCAAACTCGATGCTGTGATTCGAGATGCCTTCGACAAAGCATGGCGACAACTCAGAGATCTCTCAAAACAACAGCACGAATTTGATCACGGCAGAGATAACAGCTAAGCCACGATAATATTACCATCTCAAATGAGACACTTATTAAGACTTAAAATAAGTCTCATTTGAGATTAGTTTTCAGGATTGTTCTCGCAATTTTTTAAACGATGATGCAATCGTAAACTAGGAATAACCTTGACCGCAGAGGGATTGCAATGGCGTACGGTGACTTCAAAACGCTGAATCAAGCATTAACTGAATTTAAGCTAACGCTGATCAACCAACCTCGACTCTTTCAATCCATTCCGTCGATCGCTCCCTCATCCAAACTACAAAGCCGATTAGAAGAAGGCATCGATCTTGCACTCGCAATCTCAACCGAAAAAGCACAATCAGAGCTAATCATCGCGCCCATCCTGCTAGAAATTCGGGCGATCGCTCAACCTCATGCTTCATTATTCAGCGGAGTCTCCCTCAATGCCGATCCACCTGCCGGATTAGTCGGAGAATGCGATTTCATCTTATCCAAATCATCCAATCAACTTGAAGTTACCGCTCCGATCGCGGTTCTCGTTGAAGCAAAAAACAATGATATTAAATCCGGGCTTGGACAATGCGTCGCTCAAATGGTGGGTGCACAACGCTTTAATACAGATCAATCCGTCACGATTATTGGAGCCGTCACGACCGGAGTATTATGGCGATTCCTCCGATTAAATGCTCAAACCCTAGAAGTCGATCTGACTGAATATACCGTTCCTTCCCAGATTGAGACTGTTTTAGGCGTTCTTAAAAGCCCGTTTTAATCAATACAGTACCAGTGATGCTTGCATATCATTTGAGACTTAAATTGAGTCTATATATGAAACTAAAATGAGAAAATAAGACTAATATTGCTCTTTCACATTCCTTCACATTTCTACTTTACGACTGATGCCCATGCCGCTTTCTTCTTAATATATTTTTGCAAGTAATAAATCAGCGAACTTGCAAATGAGTACTGAAGATCAGGACAAATCCAGAGATAAGTACAAAGAGATCGAACTCAAATACAAGCGTCTCGATGTCGCCTTTCGAGCGATCGCTGCCCTTGCCGCGATCGCATCCGCCGCCGCCGCATTTCTCGCAATTCGTTCAGGCGTTTTCACCTCAGCCCGACCCGCACCTTCACCGATTTCATCTCCGGTCTTACCTCCCGCCCCCGCAGGAACACCAGTCACCCCTCGAACGACTGAAACCGCTCCCGTGCAACAATCCACACCCCGAACCGCGCCATCACCAGCACCACCAATCGAAGCCGCGCCAGCTCCTCGATCATTACAATCTGCCCCAACTCGCACCACTCCCCCAACCCAAAACGACGATGACGACGACAGAGACAACAATCGCGGCGATGACAACGACGATCGCCAAGAAACCAGTAATGATTAAAGATCATTCGAGACTCAGTTTGAGTCTAATATTAAGACTAAGATAAGAATATTTTGCATCCCAACCCTCGATCGCACTTCACCCAGCCGTGTTTCTTGCGGCGATCTCTAGTAAAGATTCGCTGAAGCAGCAGAAATACCTTACACGGGAAGACTATGATGCGGATAAAATTCGCGCCCCAGAAACCGCAATGAAGAAAATCAAACCGCTCTGGGTTGTTTTGTTCCTCATGATCGTCTCGATCGCAGCTTATCTCATCTATTTCGGTCTCGTGGTTGGAGAAGTCGCACTACCCGGAGGATATCGATTAACCCTCCGAGACGACAGCCTACCTCCAAGAAACATCGAAAACCTATCTAAAGAAGAGCTAGACAAGCGACAAGCGCAACTAAAACAGCGCTTCAAAGAATTAGAACAAAAAGTAAAACAACCGCAAGTTGCCCTCCCATTCCAGCAAGTCAATTTTGATCTGAATGGAGTCTGGTACGGTCCCGGCACGCTCTCCTATGAAATTGTGCAAAACGGTACGACCCTCGCCATTCAAGAAATGAATCCATCCTACGGAATTGCTGCGATCGGTAGCGGACAAATCCAGGGAGAATCCATCATCATCGACTATCAAACCGTCTACAACACCCAAGGCATCGCGAATCTGAACCTCACCCCAGACAAGCGCACCCTCGAAGGCATTTTTAGAGACACTTACTCCGGCTACACCACCAAAGTCACCCTTAATCGGTAAGCTCTTATGAATTCACCTAAGACTCAATTTGAGTCTAGCTATAATACTGATATGAGACTCAATTTGAGACTTGCTATAAGACAAAAATTCGACGTGCCTCCTTGCTTTATCGTTCACCCACCCCGAATTCTATTCCAGGCGCGGTTGCAACAAAGCGGCAAGACTCGTCGAACTTCAAGGAGAACGAATTACGTATTTTTTTCGTCCGTTTCCTGTCGCCAACAATGTTCTAGGAGATACACTTCAGATCGCTCCCAACAGCGCTCTAACTTCTGAACACGGTGAATATGTCGAAACTTTTCGAGACTCCAGACAAACGGACGCTCTGGATCAAATAAATGCTGGTTTAAGTAGTCCCACCAGGGGAACTGATCGAACGAATTATTCATGCGAGGGTCGAGTAATCTATGCTTGGAGGAGAACCAACTTCGGCAACTATCTAAAGACTGATCTTTGACGCTCCGAAGCCGTCCAACCAGTATGGCATTGAAAAATAAAGTTCGATCGAAAGAAACCCCGAACATGTCAGGGTTTTCTCGTTTCTTTAAGTAACATTACGATCGCATAAATTTCCTTTACTCATCGGAACATTACACTTCATCAATTTGACTTACCCGTCGCATATTCAGCACGTCCGTCATCTTCTTAATCTGAACGAAAGTGCGTTCGAGTTGAGCATGATCACAAATATCAATGCCCAAGTCGATCACCGCCGTTTGATCCGGGAAGGTTTTGACCTGAGCATTACGAACGTTGATATTGTTATCCGTCAGGCGAGAAAGAATGTCCTTCAGCACACCGACGCGATCGATAACCTCAATCTGAATGTCGATCGGATACGTTTGAGCGCGCCCAGTCGTGGGCTGAGTCGGATTCCAGTTTAGCGGCACCAATCGATCGCCCGGAATCGCATCCACATTCGGACAGCCCTGGCGATGAATTGCAATACCGCGATTGCTACGGGTAACGACTCCGATAATCGGCTCTCCCGGCAACGGATGACAGCAGCCCGCCATGTAATGAAGTAAACCCTCCACTCCAGCGATCGGATACTTCGTCGTATTCGGTGCAGGAACGGCTCTCGGTGTCGTTGGCAACAGCGCCACACCATTCGCCAAACTATCCAATAGAACGGGTGCAGGCTGAGAAAGTAACTGTTGCGCTTTGACTGCTTCTCGAATCCGATTCAAAGCCAGATTCAACGTAATTTCGCCATATCCAACCGCTGCGACAAAATCTTCAACACTGTGATAGTTACATCGTTCCGCAGCCGCCAACATCGGAGCAGACTTCATCAGCGCTTCAAAGCCATTCTTACCGAGTTCTTTTTCCAGCATATCTCGACCGCGCAGCACATTTTCATCATGATGCGATCGCTTATATGCCTGCCGAATCCGGTTTCTCGCCCCTGTCGTCACCACAAAGTTCAGCCAGTCCAAACTCGGACGAGCATTTTTCTGAGTCATGACCTCGACAATATCGCCCATCCGCAACTGGGTATCGAGCGGAACCATCCGACCATTCACTTTCGCGCCCGCACAATGGTTTCCAACTTCGGTATGAATCCGATACGCAAAATCAACCGGAGTCGATCGAGGACTGAGCGAAACGACTTCTCCTTTCGGTGTGAACACATACACATCGCCATCAAAGAGATTATCTTTAATGCTCTCTAGATATTCCTGAGCATCTTTGAGATCGTTCTGCCAGTCGAGCAACTGACGCAACCAAGTAAATTTCTCATCATCGCTCGTAAGTTGCGAATTAGAGCCGCCGACTTCTTTATACTTCCAGTGTGCTGCAATCCCGTATTCAGCAACATGGTGCATTTCAAGAGTCCGAATCTGCACTTCTAGCGGGCGACCCGATTCACCAATCACAACTGTATGCAGCGATTGATATCGATTCGGTTTAGGCAATCCAATATAGTCTTTAAATCGTCCAGGAATTGGGCGAAACGTATCATGCACGATCGCTAAAGCGCGATAGCATTCGTCATTGTTCCTAACAATGATTCGGACAGCCGCCACATCATAGATTTGCTCGTAGCCTTTTTGCTGTCGCTGCATCTTCTGATAAATGCCATAAAGATGCTTCGGTCTACCGCTGACTTCGATGCAATCCACTCCAACCTGATCCAGACGCTTCTTGAAAGTTGCCGCAACTTCGCTCAATCTCGCTTCTCGATCGGCACGTTTCTCTGACACTAATCGCTGTATTTCCCGATAAGCATCCGTTTCCAAATATTTAAACGAGAGATCTTCAAGCTCCCATTTGATATTCCCAATCCCTAAACGGTTCGCCAACGGTGCGAAAATTTCACGAGTTTCGAGCGAGATCCTTTGCTGTTTCTCCGGTGCAAGATGCTCCAGAGTTCGCATATTGTGAAGTCGATCGGCAAGCTTCACCACAATCACGCGAATATCCTGCGCCATCGCCAAAAACATTCGACGGAAGTTCTCAGCCTGACGCTCCGTTTTACTAGAAAAATTAAACTTTGAAAGCTTGGTCACACCATCGACCAAACATCGGACTTCAGACCCGAAGCGCTCCTCGATTTCCTCTGGAGTCACCTCGGTATCTTCGACCACATCATGTAAAAAACCAGCAGCAATCATCGTACCGCTGCCGCCTAAATCTCTCAAAATTCCTGCCACTGCGACAGGGTGAGCAATATACGGTTCGCCAGAAGCTCGTTTTTGCCCTTCATGTAACTGATAGGCAAACTCAAAAGCGCGGCAAATTAAATCTCGATCGAGCTGAGACTCTTCGGAGCGTTTAAGAAAACACTCCCGCAGCCAATCAGGTAAAGCAAAGTCAATCGTGGGAAGGGATGCCGCTACATTCATGCTTCTTCGCGTGACTAAAGTGCAGGTTCAGAGAAGAGAAATATATGTATAGCTCTATACAAATTATTGAAGTAATAGAGAATGAGTCTAGCATGAGGAGATTCCCGAACTGCTAGACGAATCAATTGAATTTCAGAATGGACAAACGCCAAGACAAGAATTTCAGTTGAAAATCTTTAAAGTCATCGCGCTCGATCCAATCCAGGTGAAAATAAAGGGTTTGTCTTAAACTTGTTAAGACAATCGTAGCGCTCATTCTATCAATGGCGATCGGTTTCTTGGCTGAAATCCGGGCTGATTTGAAAACTTTGCGATCGCTCTAAAATCAGGTGCAACCTAACTTCTTGAGTCAGTACTTTACACGATGTTCTTAATTTTGGATCGAAATTACACCGAGATTCTTGACATCCTACGCAAATATTGTTCTACGTAAGCCATACCCATTGAGCGATCCCCGTCCTTTTACGGAATCCAAAAAGTTTATATATGTTAACAGAGAACCAAGTACCGAAGTTTGAATTATTCCAAAAGACGATCGCTGATCTCGATACCGAAAATCATTCCGAACTTCACCAAAAGATACGATCGCTACAGAAGTTTTTCCAAGCAGAAATTCAACCGATTCAATCTGATGACTATTCACTCCATTCAGTCTTGGTAGAAATCAATAAACAGATGCGATTACTATCAATGGATGCTACATTTCTCCAAGCCGCACGACAAGCAGAAACGATTCATACTCGCGTCGGGCAAATTCGCGATCGCATCAAGCTTCTGACTCAATATTGCGCTGTGATTCTAGCCACCAACCCTGATTAAATAAGTAACGTTGGATTGGAGGAGACGCGATGCAGTGTCCAAAAGAGAGAAAAATCACGCTCATCGATGGCACATTGAGTGAGGCGTTAGCGGTAAAACAGTGTCCCGACTGCAAAGGAACTTGGATTCCGGCTGAAAATTACAAGTCTTGGCAATCAAAGCGCTCTCATCCTACCACTGCCGCCACTCTCATCCCAAAAACGCTCGATGTCGAATTCGTTCAATCCCCGCTCGATACAAAAGCCGCTCTCTGT contains:
- a CDS encoding HPF/RaiA family ribosome-associated protein, which translates into the protein MFNAVDLLAVIRILIQRLEQFTVKIPPEITYRGVEKSDAIDSLLQEKIAKLERACDHINSCHIAIEKEQDHPRDRSPYRVRLDITVPPNHEVAAESTMSNQNRYVKLDAVIRDAFDKAWRQLRDLSKQQHEFDHGRDNS
- a CDS encoding bifunctional (p)ppGpp synthetase/guanosine-3',5'-bis(diphosphate) 3'-pyrophosphohydrolase, yielding MNVAASLPTIDFALPDWLRECFLKRSEESQLDRDLICRAFEFAYQLHEGQKRASGEPYIAHPVAVAGILRDLGGSGTMIAAGFLHDVVEDTEVTPEEIEERFGSEVRCLVDGVTKLSKFNFSSKTERQAENFRRMFLAMAQDIRVIVVKLADRLHNMRTLEHLAPEKQQRISLETREIFAPLANRLGIGNIKWELEDLSFKYLETDAYREIQRLVSEKRADREARLSEVAATFKKRLDQVGVDCIEVSGRPKHLYGIYQKMQRQQKGYEQIYDVAAVRIIVRNNDECYRALAIVHDTFRPIPGRFKDYIGLPKPNRYQSLHTVVIGESGRPLEVQIRTLEMHHVAEYGIAAHWKYKEVGGSNSQLTSDDEKFTWLRQLLDWQNDLKDAQEYLESIKDNLFDGDVYVFTPKGEVVSLSPRSTPVDFAYRIHTEVGNHCAGAKVNGRMVPLDTQLRMGDIVEVMTQKNARPSLDWLNFVVTTGARNRIRQAYKRSHHDENVLRGRDMLEKELGKNGFEALMKSAPMLAAAERCNYHSVEDFVAAVGYGEITLNLALNRIREAVKAQQLLSQPAPVLLDSLANGVALLPTTPRAVPAPNTTKYPIAGVEGLLHYMAGCCHPLPGEPIIGVVTRSNRGIAIHRQGCPNVDAIPGDRLVPLNWNPTQPTTGRAQTYPIDIQIEVIDRVGVLKDILSRLTDNNINVRNAQVKTFPDQTAVIDLGIDICDHAQLERTFVQIKKMTDVLNMRRVSQIDEV
- the patD gene encoding heterocyst frequency control protein PatD codes for the protein MLTENQVPKFELFQKTIADLDTENHSELHQKIRSLQKFFQAEIQPIQSDDYSLHSVLVEINKQMRLLSMDATFLQAARQAETIHTRVGQIRDRIKLLTQYCAVILATNPD